One Epinephelus lanceolatus isolate andai-2023 chromosome 17, ASM4190304v1, whole genome shotgun sequence genomic window carries:
- the LOC117248564 gene encoding G-protein coupled receptor 4-like has translation MEDLHINNTSQDNSDYYSNIIFDHFNFSDFHDYFSDYYSDLYDYYSDLYDYYSDFYDYYSVFPSFDTFGHAAEAEFIINVVTCVILSIGLPLTLMAIYALYSQVRNDHVAPIYIINLLISDIIQFCCMIVAVAKPEKGVIDIFKNLHRYCLGASVGFMVCVALERYLVIACPLWYRFRRTIEISVLVCVVVWLLPALCFLTVSFCSDDRIRDITFAIFRLLPLPLLTFFLGGTLRALSASNSVPSDEKRRIVGMLVLVLLIYMLLFLPSIIWSLAQKQVNSILYILLHVFRRLSPLADLVLYVFMRKGAIDRVLAAVCCCRMDSNETRSMAVSVVTTHPQSASSRQRQRDTETEIEEGTEDM, from the exons ATGGAAGATTTACACATTAACAACACTTCACAGGACAACAGCGACTACTACAGCAACATCATCTTTGACCACTTTAATTTCAGTGACTTCCATGACTATTTCAGTGACTATTACAGTGACCTCTATGACTATTACAGTGACCTCTATGACTATTACAGTGACTTCTATGACTATTACAGTGTCTTTCCCTCGTTTGACACCTTTGGTCACGCTGCAGAAGCTGAATTCATCATAAATGTGGTGACATGCGTAATCTTAAGTATCGGCCTGCCTTTGACCCTCATGGCCATCTATGCTCTCTACTCTCAG GTGAGAAATGATCATGTTGCTCCGATCTACATCATCAACCTTCTCATCTCTGACATCATTCAGTTCTGTTGCATGATCGTTGCGGTGGCAAAACCTGAAAAAGGGGTAATTGACATCTTCAAGAATTTGCATCGCTATTGTCTGGGGGCCAGTGTTGGCTTCATGGTGTGTGTCGCCCTGGAAAg GTATTTGGTCATCGCCTGCCCACTGTGGTACCGCTTCAGACGAACCATCGAGATCTCCGTGCTGGTCTGTGTCGTGGTCTGGCTCCTTCCtgctctctgtttcctcactgtctCTTTTTGCTCAGATGATCGTATCAGAGACATCACCTTTGCCATATTTCGCCTTCTTCCCCTCCCACTGCTCACATTCTTCCTGGGTGGGACCCTCAGAGCTCTGTCTGCCTCCAACTCGGTCCCATCTGATGAAAAACGACGAATTGTAGGAATGTTGGTCCTGGTGCTGCTGATTTACATGCTGCTGTTCCTGCCCAGCATCATTTGGTCCCTGGCACAGAAACAAGTGAATTCTATTCTCTACATCCTGTTGCATGTGTTTCGTAGGTTGAGTCCTCTTGCAGACTTAGTTCTGTATGTTTTCATGAGGAAAGGTGCCATAGACAGGGTTTTGGCCGCTGTGTGTTGTTGCAGAATGGACAGCAATGAAACCAGGAGTATGGCAGTATCAGTGGTGACAACACATCCACAGTCAGCTTCAAGtaggcagagacagagggacacagagacagagatagaggaGGGAACAGAAGACATGTAG